TTACTCAGTTAAGCGTTCCAACAATCTATCATTACGTATCGGAGCGTAAAATCCCACACTACAAACAAGGCAATAAATTAAGGTTTTTTAAATCCGAAATTATCGACTGGATTAAAAGCTCCAAAATTAAAACAGTCTCAGAAATTGAAGCTGATGCAAATGTTTTACTATCTAAAAAAGCGGTTTAAGATGACTACAAACCGTAAAATTTCACAAAGAAAAAAAGTACTTAACTATCTTAAAAATAACATCGCCACAGGTACAATGGTATGCGATGCTATCGG
The Tenacibaculum pacificus DNA segment above includes these coding regions:
- a CDS encoding helix-turn-helix domain-containing protein — its product is MLLSFNDLPTVLNEVLELQKELKNLILSQETSSQSETEIPLNIKEVAKLTQLSVPTIYHYVSERKIPHYKQGNKLRFFKSEIIDWIKSSKIKTVSEIEADANVLLSKKAV